The following proteins come from a genomic window of Triticum aestivum cultivar Chinese Spring chromosome 6A, IWGSC CS RefSeq v2.1, whole genome shotgun sequence:
- the LOC123129426 gene encoding probable BOI-related E3 ubiquitin-protein ligase 3, translating into MRHLGSIYSHVMVDAKSLHQIILDTGHHQPAADQGFAAGASAVAMPMSGPLPPPPLGLRLCGGQEMATNKRTRHQQSSMLGAAQAQQQPIVVDHNLRDHAEKVCTTSREQRQRHIGMMISTMVARARKQLEAKEQEIEWIRSVNWALKERIRNLHIEAQAWRNVAQSNETVANVLRADLQQVLEQQAVRGSGSNDSEDAAGSCWGEKHVAFCREEQEEEEGETPGVEPRVTEVEMCKGCGQSAPVVLLLPCRHLCVCAPCAEAAQVCPSCICVKTGSISINFS; encoded by the exons ATGCGTCACCTTGGCTCCATTTATAGCCATGTCATGGTCGATGCAAAAAGTCTGCACCAAATtatcctcgacaccggccaccacCAACCCGCCGCGGACCAAGGGTTCGCCGCGGGTGCCTCCGCCGTTGCAATGCCTATGAGTGGGCCTCTACCGCCGCCGCCGTTAGGTCTTAGGCTCTGCGGTGGTCAGGAAATGGCCACCAACAAGCGGACGCGCCACCAACAATCGTCGATGCTTGGTGCAGCCCAAGCTCAACAACAACCGATCGTTGTCGATCACAACCTGCGCGATCAT GCGGAAAAGGTTTGTACTACTTCAAGGGAGCAGAGGCAGAGGCACATTGGTATGATGATATCCACCATGGTGGCCAGGGCGAGGAAGCAGCTCGAGGCCAAGGAGCAGGAGATCGAGTGGATCAGGAGCGTGAATTGGGCACTCAAGGAGCGCATCAGGAACCTCCACATCGAGGCTCAGGCGTGGCGCAATGTTGCGCAGTCCAACGAGACCGTGGCCAATGTTCTCCGCGCCGACCTTCAGCAAGTGCTCGAGCAGCAAGCTGTTCGTGGCAGTGGCAGCAACGATAGTGAGGACGCCGCCGGATCGTGCTGGGGGGAGAAACATGTGGCTTTTTGcagggaggagcaggaggaggaggagggtgagacacCAGGAGTGGAGCCCCGAGTGACAGAAGTCGAAATGTGCAAGGGGTGCGGGCAGAGCGCCCCCGTTGTGCTACTGTTGCCGTGCAGACACCTCTGCGTGTGTGCGCCATGCGCAGAAGCGGCACAGGTATGCCCATCGTGCATATGCGTCAAGACTGGTAGTATCAGCATCAACTTCTCATGA